The following coding sequences are from one Microbacterium sp. SORGH_AS_0969 window:
- a CDS encoding YccF domain-containing protein: protein MRLILNILWLVLSGFWLFVSYMLAGIVLCILIVTIPWGIAAFRIGLYALWPFGREIVAKPTAGVGSFLGNVVWVILAGWWLALEHILTGIALCITIIGIPLGIANFKLVPVSLMPLGKEVRDVRRGGPFDRTLGS from the coding sequence ATGCGCCTCATCCTCAACATCCTGTGGCTCGTCCTGTCGGGCTTCTGGCTCTTCGTCAGCTACATGCTGGCGGGGATCGTGCTGTGCATCCTCATCGTGACGATTCCGTGGGGCATCGCGGCGTTCCGCATCGGGCTTTACGCGCTCTGGCCCTTCGGGCGCGAGATCGTGGCCAAGCCGACCGCGGGAGTCGGTTCGTTCCTCGGCAACGTGGTGTGGGTCATCCTCGCCGGGTGGTGGCTCGCCCTCGAGCACATCCTGACCGGCATCGCGCTGTGCATCACGATCATCGGCATCCCGCTGGGCATCGCGAACTTCAAGCTCGTGCCGGTGTCGCTCATGCCGCTGGGCAAGGAGGTGCGCGACGTTCGTCGGGGCGGTCCGTTCGACCGCACCCTGGGGAGCTGA